The region CGACTCCTTGTTCCACAGCGACACGAGGCAGGAGAACTGGTCGCCGCCCCAGCCGTAGCTCGCGAGCATGCCCTTGGCGATCGACTGCGCCTCGGCGGCGCTGGTGCCGGCCGCGGCGTACGCGGGGCGCGGTGCACTGGTGGCCGTCGACGACCCCGAGGAGCTCGATGCGGCGGCGGCTTCCTGCGCGGCCTTCTCAGCGGCGGCCTTCTCAGCGGCCTCGCGTGCGGCCTTCTCGGCGGCGGCCTTCTTGGCAGCCTCCTCCTCGGCCTTGCGCTTCTTCGCGGCGTCGAGCGCGGTGCGCAGTTCGGCGACCTCGCCGTCGACCGCGGCGACGCCGGCGGTGACCTCGTCGGTCAGGCTGGGGACGAGCGGGGCGGGCAGGTCGAGCCCGTTGGTCAGGCGTGTCGCCGCGGCGGCGAGGACCGTGGTGTCGACGTCGGTGTCGTCGGTGCCGATGTCGAGTCCGGCCGATTCGATGTCGGCCTCGATCGCCGCCGCCGCCTCGACCGACGCCGTGGCCGCGTCGAGGGCGTCGTGCGCCGACGTCGAGATCGGGTCGGTCGCGTCGTCGGTCACGATGGCGGTCGGTGCGGCCGTGGTGAACGACGCGAGCGCGAAGTCGCCCAGTCCGGTCGACGCCTCGGCAGCCGACAGGGGCGACGGCACGGCGGCGCCGGCGGTCGCGAGGACGCCGACGGCGAGTGCCGAGAGGACGACGGTGGTGCGGCGTCCGGCGCGGGCGCGGGCGCGGCGGGCGCGACGATCAAGGGCAGCAGCAGAGGTGGATCGCATGAAGAGAAAACCGGTTCCGTATCGGGTGTACGCGCCTTCGGGTGGCGCTCGTGCACCCGTTCGGGCGGCACAAGGCCCCGAGTCTGCCCACCTCGTCTGGACGGTTCCGGTGCGTTACCTGAACGTTACATGTGAGCGGGGCGCGTGAAAATGCCTGATCACGCGCCCCGCTGTTCGGTCTCTCCGACCCGTTCTCAGGCTCCCGAGGAGCCTCCGGCACCCGTTCCGGCGGCCTTCGCGGCCGTCGCTGCGGCCCGCTGCTCGGCCTCGAGGCGCTCGGCCTCCTCGCCGCCGATCGCCTCGCCGCGCGCGACTAGTCCGGCCACGTCCGACAGGGGGATCTCCTTGAGGAACAGCGACAGGATGAACGCCACGGCCATGAACGGCACCAGGTACCAGAACACCGGCGCGAGGGCATCGGCGTACGCCGTCACGATCGCGTCGCGCACCGGTCCGGGCAGGTCGTTGAGGGCTGCGGGATCGATCGTCGCGGCCGCGCCCGCGGCCTGATCGGGCGAGGCGCCAGCATCGGTGAACGCGGCGAGAAGATTCTCGGTGAGGCGGCTGGTGAAGATCGCGCCGAACACCGCGATGCCGAGCGCCGCACCGGCTTCGCGGAAGTAGTTGTTCGAGCTCGTCGCCGTGCCGACCTGCGTGGCGGGCACCGAGTTCTGGGCCACCAGCACGACGACCTGCATCACGAGGCCGAGGCCGGCGCCGAAGAAGAACAGGTACACGCAGATGAGCCAGATCGGCGTCTCCGCGGTGAGTGTCGTCATCACGGCCATGGTCGCGCCGGTGATGAGCGTGCCGAGGGCCGGGAAGATGCGGTAGCGCCCGGTCTTGGTGATGAGAAGTCCCGAGACGATCGAGGTGCCCATGAGGCCCACCATCATGGGGAGCATCAGCAGACCGGATGCCGCGGCCGAGGTGCCCGACGACATCTGCAGGAACGTCGGCACGAAGCCGATGGCGGCGAACATGCCGATACCGATGACGAAGCCGATGAGCGTCGTGTTGACGAACACCGGGTTCTTGAAGAGCGACAGCGGCATCACCGGGTCGGCCGCACGCGACTCGGTGAAGACGAACAGGGCGATCGCCGCGAGCAGCCCGGCGCCCCAGGCCCACGTGACGGGGTCGTCCCAGCCGTGGTCGCGGTCGCCGCCGAAGTCGGTGAAGAAGATGAGGCACGTGGTCGCGGCCGACAGGAACAGCACGCCCAGCCAGTCGATCGGCTGCGTGGCCTTCTTGCTCGGCAGCTTCAGCGCGAACAGGGCGATGAGGAAGGCGATGATGCCGACCGGGATGTTGATGTAGAACGCCCACTGCCAGGTGAGGTGGTCGACGAAGTAGCCGCCGAGGAGGGGGCCGGCGACCGCCGACAGGCCGAAGATCGCGCCCAGGGGGCCGAGGTACTTGCCGCGCTCGGACGCGGGCACGATGTCGGCGATGATCGCCTGGGAGAGGATCATGAGTCCGCCGCCGCCGAGGCCCTGCATCGCGCGGAAGATGACGAACATCCAGAAGTCGCCGGCGAACGCGCATCCCACCGAGGCGAGCGTGAAGATCGCGATCGCGATCAGGAAGAGGTTGCGCCGTCCGAGCACGTCGCCGAACTTGCCGTAGATGGGCATGACGATCGTGGTCGCGAGGATGTACGCGCTCGTGATCCAGACCTGATGCTCGACGCCGCCGAGCTCGCCGACGAGGGTCGGCATCGCGGTGGAGACGATCGTCTGGTCGAGGCTCGACAGGAGCATGCCCGCGATCAGGGCGGAGAAGATGATCCAGATGCGTCGCTGCGTCAGCAGCATCGGACCGTCGCCGGAGGCGACGGTCGGGGTGGGGGCGGTGGCTGTCATCGGGTGCTTTCGGTGTCGTTCGGGGTCTGCGATGAGAAGAGGGCGTGGGCCGCGGCGATCTGGCGGTCGAGCGCCGCGGCGAAGGTCGTGGGGGAGTCGGGATCGAGCGAGGCCGGAACGGCGATGCGCGCGAGGTGGCCGACGATCTGCACTGCGGCGACGACGCGCGGGTCGTCAGCAGGAAGACCTTCGCGACGTGCGACGAGGGCGAAGTCCTTCACCTCGTCTGCGCGATGGCGGTCGATCATGTGGGTGACCAGGCGCGGCTCGCGCTCCGCGGCGGCCATGAGCTCGGCTGCATCCGTGTGATCGAACTCGAAGGACGTCCACCGGGCCTCGGTGAGCGCCGCGTAGTCGGAGACGAGGTTCGCCGAGAGCTCCCCGGGTGCGGTCTTCGGCCTCATCGCGACGAAGAACTCGTCGATCTCGGTCGTGTCGTGGTGCAGGGCGAAGCCGAGGACGGCGTCTTCCTTCGATGCGAAGTAGTTGAAGAAGGTGCGCCGCGAGATGCCTGCTTCGTCGCAGAGCTCCTCGACGGTGAAGCCGGTGAGTCCCGACGCCGCCGTCGCGCGGCGCGCGAGCGATACGAGGGTGCGGGTCGTCTCGGCGCGGCGGCGGTCGCGGACGCCGGTTGCACTTTCGATCACGGAGTGCATTATTGCACTATCTGCGCGATAGTGCAGAACGCGATCAGGCTGCCGGGCCGAGCCCGCCGCTCAGGCGGTCGTGGAAGGCAGCGGTGCCCGGGTTCATGCCGACGAAGTCGACGGTCGTTCCGCGTGCGGCGTACTTGGTGACGATCGCGTCGAGCGCGGCGACGGTCGAGGCATCCCACACGTGCGAACCCGTCATGTCGATGACCACCCGCGCCGGGTCGGCCGCGTAGTCGAACTGCGTCGTCAGATCGTTGCTCGACGCGAAGAACAGCTCGCCCTGCACCCGGTAGCGCGCGGTGTCGCCGTCGACGGTGCGCGTCACCGACGTGAAGTGCGCGACGCGGCGGGCGAAGAGCACCATCGCGGCGAGGACGCCGGCGATCACGCCGACCGCCAGGTTGTGCGTCCACACCGTGACCACGACGGTCAGCACCATCACGAGCGTCTCGCTGCGCGGCATCCGCCGGAGCGTCGACGGACGGATGCTGTGCCAGTCGAACGTCGAGAACGACACGAGGACCATCACCGCGACGAGCGCCGCCATCGGGATGAGTGCGACGACGTCGCCGAGCACGACGACGAGGACAAGCACCCAGACGCCGGCGAGGAACGTGGAGATGCGGGTGCGGGCGCGAGCGGTCTTCACGTTGATCATCGTCTGGCCGATCATCGCGCAGCCGCCGGTGCCGCCGAAGAAGCCGGAGACGATGTTCGCGACGCCCAGGCCCCAGGCCTCCCGGGTCTTGCGCGAGTGCGTGTCGGTGATGTCGTCGACGAGCTTGGCGGTCATGAGCGACTCGAGCAGGCCGACGAGGGCCACGGCGAACGCGGTCGGGGCGATGATCTGCAGCGTCTCCCACGTGAGAGGCACCGACGGGATGAGCAGCTCCGGCAGGCTCCGCGGCAGCTCGCCCTGGTCGCCGACGTTCGGGGCGTCGATGCCGAACAGCACGACCGCCGCCGTGAGCAGCACGATCGCCACGAGCGGCGAGGGGATCGCCCGGGTGATCTTCGGCCAGACGACGAGGATGCCGAGACCTGCGGCCACGAGCACGTACACCGCCCACGGCACGTCGATGAGCTGCGGCAGCTGCGAGACGAAGATGAGGATGGCGAGGGCGTTGACGAACCCGACCATGACGCTGCGCGGGATGAACCGCATGAGCTTCGCGACGCCGAGGACGGCCAGGAGAACCTGGATGAGTCCCGCGAGCACGACGGTGACGATGAGGTACTCGCTGCCGTGCTCGTGCACGAGCGGGGCGATCACGAGTGCGACCGCGCCGGCTGCGGCGGTGATCATCGCGGGACGGCCGCCGGTGAAGGCGATGACCACCGCGAGCACGAACGACGAGAAGAGGCCGACGCGCGGATCGACCCCCGCGACCACCGAGAAGGCGATCGCCTCGGGGATGAGGGCAAGTGCGACGACGAGCCCGGCGAGCACTTCGCGGGTGAGCAGGCGGGGGCTTCGCAGCGCCTGCAGAACGGTCGGCTCGCTGCGGTAGCGCGAAGCGCGATCGGGGGATGGGGCGACGGCTGTCATGGCGCTCCTCGATGTCGGCGGGTGGAGCGCGCCGGTGCGCCGCGCGATCGTGCGGATGCCGCTCCTGCGGCCTCGCCGATTCTACCGGCGAGGAGGCCGCGCCGGTCCGTCGGAGACGCGGCCGCCGGTGCGCCTCAGCGGAGCGCCTCGGCCTTCCCCCGCAGCACCTGCTGCTGGGCGGCGTTCGCGGTGAGGGCGGCGGCCGTGAGGAGTTCGGAGCGCGCCTCGTCGCGGCGCCCGAGCCGTGCCAGCAGCTCGCCCCGCACACTCGGCACGAGGTGCGATCCGCGGAGCGC is a window of Microbacterium terrae DNA encoding:
- a CDS encoding aggregation-promoting factor C-terminal-like domain-containing protein, producing the protein MRSTSAAALDRRARRARARAGRRTTVVLSALAVGVLATAGAAVPSPLSAAEASTGLGDFALASFTTAAPTAIVTDDATDPISTSAHDALDAATASVEAAAAIEADIESAGLDIGTDDTDVDTTVLAAAATRLTNGLDLPAPLVPSLTDEVTAGVAAVDGEVAELRTALDAAKKRKAEEEAAKKAAAEKAAREAAEKAAAEKAAQEAAAASSSSGSSTATSAPRPAYAAAGTSAAEAQSIAKGMLASYGWGGDQFSCLVSLWNKESGWNVSAYNAGSGAYGIPQALPGSKMGSAGADWQTNAATQISWGLGYIQGRYGTPCGAWGHSQSTGWY
- a CDS encoding MDR family MFS transporter produces the protein MTATAPTPTVASGDGPMLLTQRRIWIIFSALIAGMLLSSLDQTIVSTAMPTLVGELGGVEHQVWITSAYILATTIVMPIYGKFGDVLGRRNLFLIAIAIFTLASVGCAFAGDFWMFVIFRAMQGLGGGGLMILSQAIIADIVPASERGKYLGPLGAIFGLSAVAGPLLGGYFVDHLTWQWAFYINIPVGIIAFLIALFALKLPSKKATQPIDWLGVLFLSAATTCLIFFTDFGGDRDHGWDDPVTWAWGAGLLAAIALFVFTESRAADPVMPLSLFKNPVFVNTTLIGFVIGIGMFAAIGFVPTFLQMSSGTSAAASGLLMLPMMVGLMGTSIVSGLLITKTGRYRIFPALGTLITGATMAVMTTLTAETPIWLICVYLFFFGAGLGLVMQVVVLVAQNSVPATQVGTATSSNNYFREAGAALGIAVFGAIFTSRLTENLLAAFTDAGASPDQAAGAAATIDPAALNDLPGPVRDAIVTAYADALAPVFWYLVPFMAVAFILSLFLKEIPLSDVAGLVARGEAIGGEEAERLEAEQRAAATAAKAAGTGAGGSSGA
- a CDS encoding TetR/AcrR family transcriptional regulator, whose translation is MIESATGVRDRRRAETTRTLVSLARRATAASGLTGFTVEELCDEAGISRRTFFNYFASKEDAVLGFALHHDTTEIDEFFVAMRPKTAPGELSANLVSDYAALTEARWTSFEFDHTDAAELMAAAEREPRLVTHMIDRHRADEVKDFALVARREGLPADDPRVVAAVQIVGHLARIAVPASLDPDSPTTFAAALDRQIAAAHALFSSQTPNDTESTR
- a CDS encoding SulP family inorganic anion transporter produces the protein MTAVAPSPDRASRYRSEPTVLQALRSPRLLTREVLAGLVVALALIPEAIAFSVVAGVDPRVGLFSSFVLAVVIAFTGGRPAMITAAAGAVALVIAPLVHEHGSEYLIVTVVLAGLIQVLLAVLGVAKLMRFIPRSVMVGFVNALAILIFVSQLPQLIDVPWAVYVLVAAGLGILVVWPKITRAIPSPLVAIVLLTAAVVLFGIDAPNVGDQGELPRSLPELLIPSVPLTWETLQIIAPTAFAVALVGLLESLMTAKLVDDITDTHSRKTREAWGLGVANIVSGFFGGTGGCAMIGQTMINVKTARARTRISTFLAGVWVLVLVVVLGDVVALIPMAALVAVMVLVSFSTFDWHSIRPSTLRRMPRSETLVMVLTVVVTVWTHNLAVGVIAGVLAAMVLFARRVAHFTSVTRTVDGDTARYRVQGELFFASSNDLTTQFDYAADPARVVIDMTGSHVWDASTVAALDAIVTKYAARGTTVDFVGMNPGTAAFHDRLSGGLGPAA